A stretch of Methanosphaerula palustris E1-9c DNA encodes these proteins:
- a CDS encoding HNH endonuclease domain-containing protein, producing MERLRTVPETERSILDARRVYLNRFATAGSLACVWTGEAIKNPQDLHIDHAIPFSLWRNNQLWNLLPAEKHVNARKSARIPAPALIEARSEAIIGNWTLLDRAYPLRFRQEIAVSLTGREAGAITIYEQGIDHLIEKCEYLKYYKETRPAR from the coding sequence ATGGAGCGGCTCCGCACCGTCCCGGAGACCGAACGCTCGATACTGGACGCCAGAAGGGTGTACCTGAACCGGTTCGCAACCGCCGGCTCGCTCGCCTGCGTCTGGACCGGGGAGGCGATCAAAAACCCGCAGGACCTCCACATCGACCATGCGATCCCGTTCTCGCTCTGGAGGAACAACCAGCTCTGGAACCTGCTGCCGGCCGAGAAGCACGTGAACGCACGGAAGAGCGCCCGGATCCCCGCCCCGGCCCTCATCGAAGCCAGGTCGGAGGCGATCATCGGGAACTGGACGCTCCTCGATCGGGCGTATCCGCTTCGGTTCAGACAGGAGATCGCCGTCTCCCTGACCGGCAGAGAGGCCGGCGCGATCACTATATATGAGCAGGGGATCGACCATCTGATCGAGAAGTGCGAGTATCTGAAATACTATAAAGAGACCAGACCTGCAAGGTGA
- a CDS encoding AAA family ATPase: protein MKYAISSISISNYRQYYGIQTLDIKNDKIKNVSLILGKNGAGKSNLLNAITWCLYGIETHKSKDISDSTGMPIINTSALKHLPKDQNITAEVVIHLKTDNGPWMIKRTLGGGKSALGEYHFDEASKLSVTHQVNGQDKIDIGDDTQILINNLLPEALKNFFFIDGEQLRDFFKVSTPEKIAEAIDVVSQLELVYKAANHLEKLEKNIRKSVSATTPEIGKVQHQIELAQEKLDNQKDTIERIEKEKKLDQEEIIKVKDFLKNHSSSVISTLEKERQSLETDIQKLKEQIGKKEYQRNSYLVEIAPFIYLKKEIEQTYKIIEQKVDKGELPPRIKKTFIKELLEKGYCICGNELVGNARETLEEYSNKITLSELSEISIVGKTTIEEILTSIIDFPATIDAFNDEIQDFKDQLEKKERRRELISDEIKDHDIAEIHRYEDRREELTDLIAKNNQLLIGNNAEKNECDAILTELKEQEARELSKDKKHAELNEKLSLVQNTLKILGTTEKIIKTKIRKQVELNLNKNFNTLIRKKTAFSSITIDENYVVKVHHVDGYNVINDLSAGEYLILGLSFMSALMTISGFQAPVIIDTPLGKIDNEHREYITTELPKFLEGTQLIFLVTPTEYDNNVKANLNRYLLKENFYQIIENSNQTESTVRRYDGN from the coding sequence ATGAAGTATGCGATTTCTTCCATTAGTATCAGTAATTATCGGCAATACTATGGAATACAAACTTTGGATATCAAAAATGATAAAATAAAAAATGTGTCACTCATTCTTGGAAAAAATGGTGCTGGTAAATCGAATTTATTGAATGCGATAACCTGGTGCCTGTATGGAATTGAGACCCATAAAAGTAAGGATATTTCTGACTCTACTGGAATGCCTATTATCAATACATCAGCATTAAAACATCTTCCCAAAGATCAAAATATCACTGCTGAAGTGGTTATCCACCTTAAAACAGATAACGGTCCATGGATGATTAAGAGAACTCTTGGAGGTGGAAAAAGTGCTCTTGGAGAATATCATTTTGACGAAGCAAGTAAATTATCGGTAACTCACCAGGTGAATGGTCAAGATAAAATCGACATCGGTGATGATACACAGATTTTAATTAATAATCTCTTGCCAGAAGCCTTAAAGAATTTCTTCTTTATCGATGGCGAACAACTCCGGGATTTTTTTAAGGTTAGTACTCCTGAAAAAATCGCAGAAGCTATCGATGTGGTTTCTCAACTTGAACTCGTTTATAAAGCAGCAAATCATTTGGAAAAGTTGGAGAAAAATATAAGGAAAAGTGTCTCAGCAACAACTCCTGAAATTGGGAAAGTTCAACATCAAATCGAACTGGCACAAGAAAAATTAGACAATCAGAAAGACACAATAGAAAGAATAGAGAAAGAGAAGAAATTAGATCAGGAAGAAATTATTAAGGTAAAGGATTTTCTTAAGAACCATAGTAGTTCGGTAATATCTACTCTAGAAAAAGAACGACAGTCTCTAGAAACTGATATACAAAAACTAAAAGAACAAATCGGGAAAAAAGAATATCAACGTAATTCTTATCTTGTAGAGATCGCCCCATTTATTTATTTAAAAAAGGAGATTGAGCAAACCTATAAAATAATTGAGCAAAAAGTGGATAAAGGTGAATTACCTCCACGGATAAAAAAGACCTTTATAAAAGAACTTCTCGAAAAAGGGTATTGTATCTGCGGAAATGAACTTGTGGGCAATGCGAGAGAAACACTCGAAGAATATAGTAATAAAATTACTCTCTCCGAATTAAGTGAAATCTCGATTGTTGGAAAAACGACGATTGAAGAAATATTAACTAGTATTATAGATTTTCCTGCAACAATCGATGCGTTTAACGATGAAATTCAGGATTTTAAAGATCAACTTGAGAAGAAGGAACGACGGCGTGAATTAATCTCTGACGAAATAAAAGACCATGATATCGCTGAGATTCATCGTTATGAAGACAGAAGAGAAGAACTCACAGATCTGATTGCAAAAAATAATCAACTCCTAATCGGCAATAATGCTGAAAAGAATGAATGTGATGCGATATTAACTGAATTAAAGGAACAGGAAGCCCGAGAACTTTCAAAAGACAAGAAACACGCAGAATTAAATGAAAAATTATCACTTGTTCAGAATACATTAAAAATACTCGGAACTACTGAAAAAATAATCAAAACAAAAATCAGAAAACAGGTTGAATTAAACCTCAACAAGAATTTTAACACGTTAATTCGTAAAAAAACAGCATTTAGTTCAATTACAATCGATGAAAATTATGTTGTTAAAGTGCATCATGTCGACGGTTACAATGTCATCAATGATTTATCTGCAGGTGAATATCTGATTCTCGGTTTATCATTTATGAGTGCACTTATGACAATCTCCGGGTTCCAAGCACCAGTTATTATCGATACGCCTCTCGGGAAAATCGATAATGAACATAGAGAGTATATAACAACAGAACTTCCAAAATTTTTAGAAGGTACGCAATTAATTTTTCTTGTCACCCCTACTGAATATGATAACAATGTTAAGGCGAACCTGAATAGGTATCTCCTGAAAGAGAATTTCTACCAGATAATTGAAAATAGTAATCAAACTGAGTCGACAGTGAGGAGGTACGATGGCAACTAA
- a CDS encoding DEAD/DEAH box helicase family protein, translated as MSFQNLKLKHSYSSEKDNLVDDFYIPVLNEARIYRRVTGYFSSSSLFIAARGFSKFIKKGGHFQFILNVQLSDEDYEQIEMGIKSPEGIIQSKFLLDLSNLEDECKKNHAKVLGWLISNNQMEIKVGFIEKKVVGHAILHQKIGILEDYEKNIVTFVGSNNESKSGWLYNSEKFKVFFNWEENYQDSINEDIEEFDDLWNNRARKTRVIPFPEAVKQDLINVYKNGFYSIEELLMEVEEVCESGLGYRTKKDPSIVLRHYQHEAIDAWFANNCQGILEMATGTGKTYTAIGALQKLLKQEKKLITIICTPFLHLTTQWEQNIHQMGVDLPIIYASSMDPKWKDKCTDKILDNRLGKLPQFIILATHDTISSKKFIEMMEDLKSPALLIADEVHGMGSVKRINGLIDKYRYRLGLSATPHRYFDEFGTNKLMEYFDKTVYEFNLHQAINEINPTTNESYLVPYDYHLLFAELNSEEMDNYADISRQIAISFSKSHRTREEEIILEMKLRERQDILKNAIEKYPQFIDLINQLNNEREISHTLIYCSPQQIEPVQDIIRNSENIVQHKFTCGEDAIRHLEKYSGMTEREYLLDNFDKGNYDVLVAIKCLDEGVDVPSTKNAILMCSSGNPKEYIQRRGRVLRRFPGKGKAVIYDFFSVPNLNDSRLNPETEQKIFDSQMSRLEEFAKDAMNESEVFRQIFQEKKKYGVF; from the coding sequence ATGTCTTTTCAGAATCTCAAATTGAAACACTCCTACTCTTCGGAAAAAGATAACCTGGTCGACGATTTTTACATCCCCGTATTAAATGAAGCACGGATATACCGGAGAGTCACAGGATATTTTTCCTCAAGTTCGCTCTTTATTGCAGCCCGGGGTTTTTCAAAATTTATTAAAAAGGGAGGTCATTTTCAATTCATCCTCAATGTCCAGTTATCGGATGAAGATTATGAACAGATTGAAATGGGAATAAAATCTCCTGAAGGAATTATTCAGAGCAAATTTCTGTTAGACCTATCGAATCTCGAAGACGAATGTAAAAAAAACCATGCTAAGGTGCTCGGTTGGCTTATTTCCAATAATCAGATGGAGATTAAAGTAGGATTTATCGAGAAAAAAGTAGTTGGGCACGCAATACTCCACCAGAAAATTGGAATCCTTGAAGATTATGAAAAAAATATCGTCACTTTCGTCGGATCGAATAACGAGAGTAAATCCGGCTGGTTATATAATTCTGAGAAATTCAAAGTTTTTTTTAATTGGGAGGAGAATTATCAGGATTCTATCAATGAGGATATTGAAGAATTTGATGATCTCTGGAATAATAGGGCTAGAAAAACTCGGGTCATTCCATTCCCTGAAGCAGTAAAGCAGGATCTCATCAATGTGTACAAAAACGGATTCTATTCCATCGAAGAGCTCCTTATGGAAGTTGAGGAGGTATGTGAGTCGGGTCTGGGATATAGAACGAAAAAAGATCCATCAATAGTTCTTCGTCATTACCAGCATGAAGCAATCGATGCCTGGTTTGCTAATAACTGTCAGGGAATTCTAGAGATGGCAACTGGCACTGGAAAGACATACACTGCTATTGGTGCATTACAGAAATTATTGAAGCAAGAGAAAAAACTGATAACAATTATTTGTACCCCGTTTCTTCATCTTACAACACAATGGGAACAGAATATCCATCAGATGGGTGTTGACCTTCCTATTATCTATGCGAGCAGTATGGATCCTAAGTGGAAGGATAAATGTACTGATAAAATCCTTGATAACCGCCTGGGAAAATTGCCGCAATTTATTATCCTTGCAACCCATGATACAATATCCTCCAAAAAATTTATTGAAATGATGGAGGATCTCAAATCACCGGCTCTTCTCATTGCAGATGAAGTTCACGGAATGGGATCGGTGAAAAGGATCAATGGCCTGATCGATAAATATCGTTATCGCCTAGGATTAAGTGCAACACCCCATCGCTATTTTGATGAGTTTGGAACGAATAAATTGATGGAATATTTCGACAAAACCGTGTACGAATTTAATCTTCACCAGGCAATCAATGAGATAAATCCTACTACAAATGAGTCTTATCTCGTCCCTTATGATTACCATCTTCTCTTTGCAGAGTTAAATTCGGAGGAGATGGACAATTATGCTGACATTAGCAGGCAAATTGCCATATCTTTTTCAAAATCTCATCGAACAAGAGAAGAAGAGATTATCCTGGAGATGAAATTACGGGAGCGACAGGATATATTAAAAAATGCCATCGAAAAGTACCCACAATTTATAGATTTGATCAATCAATTGAACAACGAGCGAGAAATATCTCATACTTTGATCTATTGCTCTCCTCAGCAGATCGAGCCGGTACAGGATATTATCCGAAACTCAGAAAATATAGTTCAACATAAATTTACCTGCGGTGAGGATGCAATCAGACATCTGGAAAAATATTCTGGTATGACAGAACGGGAATACCTCCTCGACAATTTTGATAAAGGAAATTATGACGTTCTTGTTGCGATAAAATGTCTCGATGAAGGCGTGGATGTTCCTTCTACAAAAAATGCAATCTTAATGTGCAGTTCAGGAAATCCAAAAGAGTACATTCAGAGACGCGGACGCGTTCTCCGGAGATTTCCTGGTAAGGGTAAAGCCGTAATTTATGATTTTTTTTCCGTCCCCAACCTCAACGATTCCCGTTTGAATCCGGAGACTGAACAGAAGATTTTTGACTCTCAAATGAGCCGACTTGAAGAATTTGCAAAGGATGCCATGAATGAATCAGAGGTATTTCGTCAGATATTTCAAGAGAAGAAAAAATATGGTGTATTCTGA
- a CDS encoding flavin reductase, with translation MNETTDHVTVKAMKFDQLFKQITPEEICDDVFTLVGKVFPVITAGKEDHYNSMTASGGGLGMLFMKPTTWCILRADRYTLEMILKEQTYTMSYFPNEYKEQILFLGSKSGRDSEKMKEVELTGVQTPSGDMSFKEARLIIECKLTQVTTPNPRDFYSQEARDYINEAYKEANDHRRYVFGEITHVWVKK, from the coding sequence ATGAACGAAACAACAGATCATGTAACGGTCAAAGCGATGAAGTTCGATCAATTATTCAAACAAATTACTCCAGAAGAGATATGCGACGATGTATTTACGCTGGTTGGAAAAGTTTTTCCGGTCATTACTGCGGGCAAGGAAGATCATTATAATTCCATGACAGCCAGCGGGGGTGGCCTGGGGATGCTTTTCATGAAACCCACCACCTGGTGTATTCTTCGAGCAGACCGATATACGCTTGAAATGATTCTAAAAGAGCAAACATATACGATGTCGTACTTCCCGAATGAATATAAAGAACAAATACTCTTTCTGGGAAGTAAATCCGGAAGAGATAGTGAGAAGATGAAAGAAGTTGAATTGACCGGTGTTCAAACTCCTTCCGGAGATATGTCTTTTAAAGAAGCCAGACTGATTATTGAATGTAAATTAACGCAGGTTACGACCCCAAATCCCCGTGATTTTTACTCACAGGAAGCGAGAGATTATATAAACGAAGCCTACAAAGAAGCAAACGATCATCGCAGATATGTATTTGGAGAGATCACCCATGTTTGGGTAAAGAAATAA
- a CDS encoding DUF262 domain-containing protein, producing the protein MASDYTITEVDLLNLFTENENVRYVIPKYQRHYIWKKENWEDFYSDLTQNERHFLGSIILINKERNSRNPNLQIIDGQQRITTLSLLYAAIFERLNNINKESIPEKEKKFYDYYLVNLEKVLKIDKSEKLRLELSLTKQNNDDYCEIMNLIGLWESQNQSQTRFKTRRLYSAFQFFKDKLNDCEFTNIRQILDTVFTGKLISIEVGSNSDAFLLFESLNNRGEPLSATDLIKTKMFSELIDKLILDEDSAFKNWEKLIENIDDYKLQEKFLIHYYNAFKYKSEIFESTKATKTNLITHYEKLIDNDVNFVFYDLIEKSVVYKKFIAPEYSELDESIKQGIIDLNHISGIPSYSFLLYLFSNFKDKSELQGDIITFLVKFFVRRHLIDYPKVRDLDQIFIDLIKKCEDNKEHICFDYIVNELLTLSRYDGSSINTFREKIKGNIYSENKDVARFILCKIEETHFTRENWKNLWAKKQKKYNWTIEHILPQNEKPNTKWVEMFTRGDLPKFKNLHEKYIHKIGNLTITAYNSVLSTDLFEEKRTKVDGQNNRIGYNNGLYLNEKVFSESVWTPEQIEERSQSLVAETLEIFKFNDAELRTLN; encoded by the coding sequence ATGGCATCTGATTACACTATAACTGAAGTTGACTTACTAAATCTTTTCACGGAAAACGAAAATGTAAGATATGTTATTCCTAAATATCAGCGACATTATATTTGGAAAAAAGAAAACTGGGAAGATTTCTATTCAGATTTAACTCAAAACGAGAGACACTTTTTAGGATCGATTATTCTCATCAATAAAGAAAGAAACAGTCGAAATCCAAATCTTCAAATTATTGACGGCCAGCAGCGGATAACTACCTTGTCATTATTATATGCTGCAATTTTTGAAAGGTTAAATAATATCAATAAGGAAAGCATCCCAGAAAAGGAGAAAAAATTTTATGATTATTATCTTGTCAATCTTGAGAAGGTTCTAAAAATTGATAAATCAGAAAAGTTAAGGCTTGAACTTTCGCTCACGAAACAAAATAATGATGATTATTGTGAAATAATGAATCTTATTGGACTTTGGGAATCTCAAAATCAAAGCCAAACTCGATTTAAGACTAGGAGACTTTATTCTGCATTTCAATTTTTCAAAGATAAGTTGAATGATTGCGAATTTACAAATATCCGACAAATATTAGATACAGTTTTTACTGGAAAATTAATTTCCATTGAAGTAGGTAGTAATTCAGATGCATTCCTTCTATTTGAAAGTCTTAATAATAGAGGTGAGCCATTATCAGCAACAGACTTGATTAAAACAAAAATGTTCTCTGAATTAATCGATAAATTAATACTGGATGAAGATTCTGCCTTCAAAAATTGGGAGAAACTTATCGAAAATATAGATGATTATAAATTACAAGAAAAGTTTTTGATTCATTATTATAATGCTTTCAAATATAAATCAGAAATATTTGAATCTACAAAAGCAACAAAAACTAATTTAATTACTCATTATGAAAAATTAATTGATAATGATGTCAATTTTGTTTTTTATGATTTGATTGAAAAATCAGTCGTTTATAAAAAATTTATAGCTCCTGAATATTCTGAATTAGATGAATCGATAAAACAAGGTATTATTGATTTGAATCATATAAGTGGAATACCCTCGTATTCTTTCTTATTGTATTTATTTTCAAATTTCAAGGATAAAAGTGAATTACAGGGCGATATAATCACGTTTTTGGTAAAATTTTTTGTAAGACGTCATCTGATTGATTACCCAAAAGTTCGGGACTTAGATCAAATTTTCATTGATCTAATAAAAAAATGTGAAGATAACAAAGAACATATTTGTTTTGACTATATTGTCAACGAATTATTGACTTTATCAAGATATGATGGATCATCAATCAATACGTTCAGAGAAAAAATTAAAGGAAATATATATTCTGAAAATAAGGATGTCGCAAGATTTATTCTCTGTAAAATTGAAGAGACCCATTTTACTCGAGAAAATTGGAAAAATTTGTGGGCAAAGAAGCAAAAAAAATATAATTGGACTATTGAACATATTTTACCCCAAAATGAGAAGCCTAATACAAAATGGGTAGAGATGTTTACGAGAGGAGATTTACCCAAATTTAAAAATTTACACGAAAAATATATCCATAAAATCGGGAATTTAACAATAACAGCATATAATAGCGTTTTATCTACAGATCTATTTGAAGAAAAGCGAACTAAAGTGGATGGACAAAATAACAGAATTGGCTATAATAATGGTTTATATTTAAATGAAAAAGTCTTTTCTGAATCTGTTTGGACACCCGAACAAATTGAAGAACGATCTCAGTCACTTGTTGCTGAAACGTTGGAAATTTTCAAATTTAATGACGCTGAACTAAGAACATTAAATTAA
- a CDS encoding YkvA family protein codes for MSECNPEIDELIDLILSNPFLKKTGDEISARALMKWINHHWRCDPLEKKDESKILETIKNLHYDGAISYKTIDNRVLLIAEDPFFKLQINRKKLKSGEIQILQIVNNCNTPNEESPITEEKPSFVDEYQNKHSFEYYDVLIQNLKKYEGSNKKILMNCPIFFKLLCDILNDKFTDWHTKMMISSAIAYFVLEKDVIPDQEEDGYIDDLFIVSSVLKEIKESSPELIDENWLYEEDIFATIDDVYLQTSEILGDLTYDVLRKVGLHKFNSLNLEEYSGSYPQKLSRIASEKRELLGIVVFLLNKLHDKKMKITTVEQIKNILQKCGESDEINRLIELSKINHKYYVGMRKDDEEDFEDILERRLKEARLNALLGK; via the coding sequence ATGTCAGAGTGTAACCCAGAAATTGATGAGCTTATCGACCTGATACTCTCCAATCCCTTTTTGAAAAAAACCGGGGACGAAATTAGCGCCCGCGCCCTCATGAAGTGGATCAACCATCACTGGCGTTGCGACCCCCTGGAAAAGAAAGATGAAAGCAAGATCCTGGAAACTATAAAAAACCTGCATTATGATGGCGCTATCTCATACAAAACGATTGATAACCGTGTCCTGTTGATTGCTGAAGATCCTTTTTTTAAATTACAAATAAATAGAAAAAAATTGAAATCGGGTGAAATTCAAATTCTTCAAATTGTTAATAATTGTAATACTCCAAACGAAGAATCACCCATTACTGAAGAGAAACCATCATTCGTAGATGAATATCAGAATAAACACAGTTTCGAATATTACGATGTTCTGATTCAAAATTTGAAAAAATACGAGGGATCCAACAAAAAAATACTGATGAATTGTCCAATCTTCTTCAAACTTCTTTGTGATATTCTCAACGATAAATTCACTGACTGGCATACTAAAATGATGATCAGTTCGGCGATTGCCTATTTCGTATTAGAAAAGGACGTTATTCCTGATCAAGAAGAAGATGGATACATCGATGATTTATTTATCGTCAGTTCTGTCCTTAAAGAAATTAAAGAAAGTTCCCCGGAATTGATTGATGAGAATTGGCTTTATGAAGAGGATATTTTTGCAACCATCGACGATGTCTATCTTCAGACATCTGAAATCCTTGGGGACCTTACCTATGATGTTTTAAGAAAGGTAGGTTTGCATAAATTCAATTCGCTCAATCTAGAAGAATATTCTGGTAGTTACCCTCAAAAACTATCTAGAATAGCATCTGAAAAACGAGAGTTATTAGGAATCGTTGTTTTTCTGCTCAATAAACTACATGATAAAAAAATGAAAATAACCACGGTCGAGCAGATTAAGAATATTCTCCAGAAATGTGGAGAGTCAGATGAGATCAACAGATTGATTGAATTATCAAAAATTAATCATAAATACTATGTTGGAATGAGAAAAGATGACGAGGAAGATTTTGAAGACATCCTTGAACGTCGATTGAAAGAAGCAAGATTGAATGCGCTTCTAGGGAAATAG